The Phormidium sp. PBR-2020 DNA segment TTAATCACCGCCACCCTAGGGGCCATGGTCGCCGTGGGCCTACAATGGGGGCGCTTTGAACAAGTAATGGAGGAGCAGCCTGAGCCAATTCAGGAAGAACAACGCTTAGAACTGCAACTCGCGGTTCTAGAGCAGTTACCCAGTTTTGGCTTCGACAATGCCATTGCCAGTTGGACGTTCCTACAATATCTACAATACTTTGGCGATGAAGCCGCCCGAGATGTGACCGGCTGTCGTCTCAACTCCGTCTATCTTGACCAAGTCACCCAACGAGATCCCCGCTTTTTCACCCCCTACATCTTTATCCCAGGAGGAGTCTCCTATTGCCAAGGAGAACCGCTCAAAACGTTAGAATTACTTGATCGCGGTCTCGAAGCCATCACCCCGGAAATTCATGACAATGTCTTTGTCTTAGCCCTACTCAAAGCCTTGGATCGCTTCCTGCTTCTCGGGGATGTCCCTGGAGCCATCAACGCCTATGAACGGGCCGCCGATTTAGCCGCCGCCACGGAAACCTACGCCGACTTTGCCCCCTACTACCGCCAAACCGCCCAATGGTTGCGGGACAATCCCGACAGCCTCCAGGCCCGTTTCATCGGCTGGCAAGATGTCTATTTCAACGCCACCGATGAGATCGTCCGAGAGCGGGCGATCGCCGAATTAGAAGCCTTAGGAGCGGAGGTCATTCGGCAAGAAGATGGCTCTATCGAATTTCGTCCCCCTGGCAACAATCAATTGTGAGATTAAGATCCTGACATGTCTAAACTCCGGCCCAAACTAAAGCGGGTGATGAGACGGTTACGCCAACGGGCCCGATGGCAACTGGTGGGCCGCATTCTGCTGGGGCTAATTTTGGCGTTGCTCCTTCTGACGGGAGTGCAAAGCCTGCGGGCCGTCAGTCATCGTAACCTACCCACCGATGGGGTATTCGTTCTAGGGGGAAGTATTCGCCGAGAAATGTATAGTGCCGACTATGCGCGATCGCATCCCCAAATCCCAATCCTCATCTCAGCGGGATCTGAGCCTCCCTGTATCTATGCAATCTTCGATCGCAGCAACGCCCCCATGGAACAAGTCTGGCTAGAAGACTGCGCCCATTCCACCTTTTATAACTTCTTCTACAGTCTGCCCATCCTCAAACGCTGGCAAGTGCGCCATGTTGAACTCATCACCTCCGCCAGTCATCTCCCACGAGCCATCTGGATGGCCAGAATCATCTTCGGCGCACAAGGGATCTGGGTAGAACCCAACATCGTCCCAGAGATTGGCATTCCCGGAAACCAAGAAACTCGGCTGAAAACCATTTTAGACGTCACTCGGGCCGGACTTTGGAGCGTCATCAGTCACCTCTATCGCCCCTCCTGTGATGCCGTCACCCATCTCAGCGAGATCAACTTAGACGATTGGGACCTCCAGAACTTACACTGCGAACATCAGGGTCAAGTGGAGTGGGATCGTTAAACCAACCGGGCAAGCGATCCAGCACCTGCCCCATTCTCTCCTCAACCAACTCCGATAACGTCTCCCCCAGGTCAAAATTCTCCCCGGGGATCGACATCAACCAAGCCTGAGGACAATGGTCATAAAGCCATTGACTCATCCCCAATAACGAGGAGGGCGTGAGAGAATGTGCCATCACCGGCCCTTGGCGATCGGGCATCAGTGGCTGAATCTCCACCATCGTTCCGGCGATCGCCGCATCCACAAACAGCACGCGCTCGACCTCAGACAACGCTTGCGCCAATTCCGGAGTTAACTGATGTTGAGGCAGCGATCGCACCCCCGGCAGATCCCACTCCGCCACCACCGCCGCAATCCGTTGTCCCACCCCATCATCCGATCGCAACAAACTCCCATATCCCACCAACAACCAGGACACCTCACCCATACCCTCACCCCAAACAACAAACCACAAACCAACTTCGCCAGATTCTAACATCCCAATTTCCCCACAGACTGCTATAACAGTTAACGGTTACCCCACTACCTACTGCCTAGGGCGACCACAAGGGTACGCCCCTACGTCTTGCCTCTTGCCTACTGCCTAGGGCGACCACAAGGGTACGCCCCTACGTCTTGCCTCTTGCCTACTGCCTAGGGCGACCACAAGGGTACGCCCCTACGTCTTGCCTCTTGCCTCTTGCCTCTTCCCCATGAAACACCCACTTAAAACCCTACTCACCTGTTCCCTCGCCCTCACCCTCCTCGCCTGTCGCGAGCAAACCTCAACCCCCACCCCAGCCCAAGTCGGAGACGCACCGAATCAAACCGAAGAAAACCGAATCCCGCCTGGCTTAGCCCAAGAAGATTTTGAAAAACGCTTAGCGGGAGTCTGCCGAGTCACCAAAATCTCGGAGGGAGAGATTCCCATGTCCGAAAAGCCAGTCTTTGCCATCAGCGAAGCCCCACCCCATAACAATGACCTAAGCGATGATGGGATGATCCTGGTTCGGGATACCCCCGACACCAACTATGAGATTATTGGTAAACTCCCGAACCGAGACGGAGAGATCGCTGACGTAACCCCCTCCGATCTCAACAACAGCCCCCTAATCCTCTGTTCCCATGAGACCATCAACCCTAGTGACGGTGAGACCTGTTGGTATCTCAACGAAGAAGGCTGGTATGGGTCCCTCAGTAGCTATGGAACCCAGGGGAACTTCTACCTCATGGAAGCCCGAACCTTAGATTTAATCGCCCATACCCAACTGCAACGGCCCGGCCCCGGCTGTCCTGAGACTTGGACCTTACCCGGCAACTCCCGTGAACAAGTCCGAGATGCGGGTCCGATTGACATCAATCAGATTCGTAACTGGCTCAATGGTCTCTCCTAGCGAGGACGTGCCGAGGAGATACGACCATTAGGCTGGGGGCTAGGGCTAGGGACAGCCTGACTAGAAGGGGGAGAGAGTTCCAACTCCGGTTCCACCACGCGCCAAAGTTGAGCCAGGCGATTCGCTGGGATCGTTAAATAGAGGCGATCGCCCACCTCCAACTCCGCCCCCAATAACTCCCAACCATGGAGAGTATCCCCTGGAGTTTCCAGATATAGAGGCACAAAATCTCCATTCGCCGCTGCCGACTTCACATCCTGTCCCAAAAAGGGATGTTCCGGTGTCATCGTCGTGGCCATAGCAATCCAGAGATTGCCTGCCGTCATGCCACTGCCAAAAATCTCACCGCCGAGGGCCGCAGCGGCAAAGGAGGGGGCGGCGATTTCCGTGGGACTCAGGACCGAGTTAAACTCAAACACCTCCTGAACCATCATGCCGAAATGAGCATCCCGAGACCGCACCACCACCCGTAAATCACTCTTGAGACCTTTGGCCGTCAAAGCAATTTCGAGGTTTGTGGTGTCATCACTACTCACGGCAAATAGGGCCGTTGCCCGCTGAATGTTGGCGGACTCCAGGGTATTGGGTAGAGTGGCATCCCCTTGAACTACGGGAATTTTCAGAGATTGAGCGGTATGTAAAAAGCGACTGTTGGGGTCTTGTTCGATCGCCACCACGTCATAGCCACTTTCTTGTAAGCTTGTGGCGATTTGGATGCCAATCCCCCCCAAGCCGCAGATAATGTAGTGATTGTGGGTGGGAATGGGGGCCGCTTGCCAGAGTTTACGAAAACTCGTTCCCAACACCCAATCATTGAGCAGGGCATAAGCAATCCCAATTACCCCAGCCCCCGCCAACATCATAATCACCGTAAAGACTTTAATCACCGCTGGGGCCGTCTCGGCAACTTTTTCATTTCCCCCAGCCCCGGTAATCATGCCCACTGAGAAATACAGGGCATCCACCATAGTAATCTCAGCATTGATGGCAGTATAGGTGAGAGTCGCCGCAAAAATCGTGGCGAACAACACTAAGGTTACGGCCACACTTGACTGAATTTGTTGACGGAGGGTTTTCAGCCAGCGGAAAAATTGCCGACCCCGTTCAACCACCGATTTACGACGAGCGCTAACGGCCGGCTTGGTGGCAATAATGAGGCGATCGCCCACCTGGAGCGGTTGTTGACGCAAGACCCCAGAGACGAGATCTAAATGGGTCTGCATGGGCAAATAATAGATTAACATCCGGGAGCGGTCTTCCCAGAGTTCATCGAGAGTCCGTCCTGCCCAAGCATGGCCCTCATAAATATACTCTTCATGAATGGGCCAAGTTTGCTCAAATAACTGAAGTTGCCCAATAGCGCGATTGCCAAAGGCGGCAAATGCGAACACTGGGGCTGCCAGGGCCGAGACACTCATGGCGGTGTGGTTCGCCAGCGTATTATTGAGTCGTTCGCCGAGTCGTTGGTTGAAGAGGCGATTGACAATGCGGATATGGGGATTCAGCAAACGGGCCTGCACCAAAACCGCCAGATTGACGGCATCATCAACCATGGCCAAAACTAAGGTTTGAGCCTCTTGAATCCCTGCCGCCAAGAGAGTAGAGGACGATCGCAGATTCCCCACAATCACATGGTCCGTCTCTTGAGGGAGGGGATGCTCATGGATACCGATCGCCTCGATGCCTTGCTGTCGCAGGAGTCGAAAAATTTCGTAGCCCGTCGGACCTAATCCACAGACAATAATCTGGGGTTTTCTCATCATTAAAGAGTGCTTCAAAGCCTATCTACCAGGTGGCTCAGGACAGCCATCGGTGATCTATCTGGGTGGAAGGGGTTCACAACTGGGAAGCCAACCGCCATTGGTTATTCTCTCGTAGGAGTGCAGGAGGTTTTGTAGTCTTGAACACGCAAACGACTTTAGGATGGAAGGAACGCTCCTGGAAATGGCCGCGACTGGTTAGAATGGATGAGGTTTCGTTTCGTTTGCGATCGCTCCTGTTGCTCTGTTATGGCTTTTTCCTCCGTTGTTCGTACCTTGGGTCGCACAGCCCTCACACAAGAGCTAACCAGTTCCCTAGAGCGCGATGGACGCTTACAGCTTGATGGCGTTTCCCGCTTCCCCAAGGGACTGATGGTATCGGCTTTAGCCCATCAACGTCAACAGCATCTCTGTCTGATCGCCGCCACCCTGGAAGAAGCCGGACGTTGGGCCGCTCAACTGCAAGAAATGGATTGGCCCCTGGTTCACTTCTACCCCACCAGTGAAGCCTCTCCCTACGAAGCGAGTGACTCGGACGAAATTACCTGGGGACAACTACAAGTCTTAGCGGATCTGGTTCACCCAACGGCAAGAACATCCTCTCGTTTCGCCATTGTCGCCACCCAACGGGCCCTACATCCGCATCTCCCCTCCCGAGAGCAGTTTGCACAATCCTGTCTCTGCCTCAAATTAGGGCTAGAACTCTCTCTGGGACAGCTCAAACACCAGTTGAGCGAGTTAGGCTATGAGTCGGTGTCTCTGGTGGAAGCGGAGGGCCAATGGAGCCGACGAGGGGATATTATCGACATTTTCCCCGTTGCCGCTGAACTGCCCCTGCGCCTGGAGTTCTTTGGCGATGAGTTGGAGAAAATGCGGGAATTTGACCCCGTGAGTCAACGCTCCCTTGACAAAGTGCAGCAAGTTGTGCTAACACCTTGCCAGCTCAATCAGGGCTTAGGGGACTCTCTGGGACAGGAGGAATCGGATCTCTCCCCGAGCGCCCAAGTGGGGTTAGCCTTTGATGCCCCCTCCTCCCTCTTAGACTATCTGCCCCCCGAGACTCTCTTCGTTCTCGACGAGCCGGAAGCCTGTCAGGGCCATAGCGATCGCTGGGTGGAGCATGTGGAACAGGACTTCCAAAGCCATCGCGATCGCCATCCTCACCTAAGCCCCCTCCATCGCCCCATCCAGGAAAGTCTCGGAACCTGCACCCTTGATCGCGTCGATCTACGGGAATTGGTCCTGAGCGATCGCGACGCCGACAACCAACCGGGAAAACGCCTCAACCTGGCCAGCCGCCGTCTCGCCAGCACCCCCCACCAATTCGCTAAAATCGCGCAAATTCTGCGGGATGAACGCGATCGCGGCTTTAACATCTTTCTCATCTCCGCCCAGCCCAGTCGCACCGTCTCCCTGCTGCAAGAACATGACTGTAACGCCCAATTCCTGCCCAATCCCCGCGACTATC contains these protein-coding regions:
- a CDS encoding YdcF family protein, with product MRRLRQRARWQLVGRILLGLILALLLLTGVQSLRAVSHRNLPTDGVFVLGGSIRREMYSADYARSHPQIPILISAGSEPPCIYAIFDRSNAPMEQVWLEDCAHSTFYNFFYSLPILKRWQVRHVELITSASHLPRAIWMARIIFGAQGIWVEPNIVPEIGIPGNQETRLKTILDVTRAGLWSVISHLYRPSCDAVTHLSEINLDDWDLQNLHCEHQGQVEWDR
- a CDS encoding hydrogenase maturation protease, coding for MLESGEVGLWFVVWGEGMGEVSWLLVGYGSLLRSDDGVGQRIAAVVAEWDLPGVRSLPQHQLTPELAQALSEVERVLFVDAAIAGTMVEIQPLMPDRQGPVMAHSLTPSSLLGMSQWLYDHCPQAWLMSIPGENFDLGETLSELVEERMGQVLDRLPGWFNDPTPLDPDVRSVSSGGPNRLS
- a CDS encoding NAD-binding protein, producing MRKPQIIVCGLGPTGYEIFRLLRQQGIEAIGIHEHPLPQETDHVIVGNLRSSSTLLAAGIQEAQTLVLAMVDDAVNLAVLVQARLLNPHIRIVNRLFNQRLGERLNNTLANHTAMSVSALAAPVFAFAAFGNRAIGQLQLFEQTWPIHEEYIYEGHAWAGRTLDELWEDRSRMLIYYLPMQTHLDLVSGVLRQQPLQVGDRLIIATKPAVSARRKSVVERGRQFFRWLKTLRQQIQSSVAVTLVLFATIFAATLTYTAINAEITMVDALYFSVGMITGAGGNEKVAETAPAVIKVFTVIMMLAGAGVIGIAYALLNDWVLGTSFRKLWQAAPIPTHNHYIICGLGGIGIQIATSLQESGYDVVAIEQDPNSRFLHTAQSLKIPVVQGDATLPNTLESANIQRATALFAVSSDDTTNLEIALTAKGLKSDLRVVVRSRDAHFGMMVQEVFEFNSVLSPTEIAAPSFAAAALGGEIFGSGMTAGNLWIAMATTMTPEHPFLGQDVKSAAANGDFVPLYLETPGDTLHGWELLGAELEVGDRLYLTIPANRLAQLWRVVEPELELSPPSSQAVPSPSPQPNGRISSARPR